A single region of the Labeo rohita strain BAU-BD-2019 chromosome 3, IGBB_LRoh.1.0, whole genome shotgun sequence genome encodes:
- the cog1 gene encoding conserved oligomeric Golgi complex subunit 1 isoform X1, with translation MATVPAQSIRVSEIKDPTVLFERYSADEIRAIERKVRGEIEQKKEELRQMVGERYRDLIDAADTIGEMRQCSESVVQSIQDMYRYCHKLKQTKNPSQSSGKAEGQKQSQDKFYTMASQIKLLLEIPERVWSAMESSQYLQATQLYLLCCHLHSQLHLEGGGHQYSPVLSRFPILVRQVAAAGHFRSTILLESKSVLRGRAVSDQAIAEALVSTMLLEDSSPRKALADFLLARKASIQQLLNQPQHGAGVKAQVCSLVELLVTTLYQAYAVFYVPPEGQVSDTGLGCGLLFTTLENVTSNTSSGKEKKVLDKEMSTGSWFKYLPPSVMNFQPVLRTLAQPIQREQLRDTLQQWIDTCKEDIRSGVSSLLVYVKSLKALAAIRDAVWELLSSESISQHWSTVCQSLLERPLALWDDLLQQLFLQRLQAITQEGTEGISSSSRQLLSSALRDLQGQATAGSFSRGAQYESDVAAFLWSESQGDLLSDTAWVSVAQRSPLQKSGLSMKTQALTPCVQTFCSSLDSKLKAKLDDLQHYLPSEKNGKELSETVPVTTNASINRFMDAGAVEDILREHCLACVRDILSSVRAELANAQAKTPSPSQLSSVLFMARLCQSMGELCPSLKQCILGKQGGLDAVSRGTPRQGKKLGKGNTAKAADVSPAQAKWSCLKEELLSCSMEAYGIWSSALTRALVGSFSTTLHAGTAGSILSTATNWDELEIQEESESGNSIMSKIRLPVQPSWYVQSLLFHLCLEVNRVGGHALPKVTLLDLLRGCLDHVVSEYEKLTQERQRKDAALPMTQNRALQLLFDLRYLSATLGSRLEEGRSSRSQQDPRIQQVCDSLESHIDPFDLDVFTPHLNSNLNRLSQRTSVLLGLLTGTEKQFTSRTNNINSQEPYNILPLASSQIRFGLLPLSMTNSRKTNSATHGADITRPLVAPSSASTPQDSFRPGNLFRQLANQEEESAAPSLFKLGWLSGMAK, from the exons ATGGCTACGGTACCGGCCCAGTCTATCCGGGTGTCAGAAATTAAGGACCCCACCGTTTTATTTGAACGGTACAGTGCGGATGAGATCCGTGCTATCGAGAGGAAAGTGCGCGGAGAGATAGAGCAGAAGAAGGAGGAACTTCGACAGATGGTCGGTGAACGTTACCGGGATTTGATCGACGCCGCTGACACGATCGGTGAGATGAGACAGTGCTCGGAAAGTGTCGTTCAGTCCATCCAGGACATGTACCGGTACTGCCACAAACTAAAGCAGACGAAAAACCCCTCTCAGTCCAGCGGCAAAGCAGAG GGTCAGAAACAGTCACAGGACAAATTTTACACAATGGCATCACAGATAAAGCTCCTTCTTGAAATCCCTGAGCGTGTCTGGAGTGCGATGGAGTCCTCACAGTACCTGCAGGCCACGCAGCTCTACCTGCTGTGCTGTCATCTTCACAGCCAGCTGCACTTGGAGGGAGGTGGGCATCAGTACAGCCCCGTCCTCTCTCGCTTCCCCATCCTGGTGCGCCAGGTAGCAGCCGCTGGTCATTTCAG GTCTACCATCTTATTGGAGAGTAAGTCTGTGCTGCGTGGCAGGGCAGTATCTGATCAAGCGATCGCTGAAGCGTTGGTCTCCACTATGCTCCTGGAAGACAGCTCCCCTCGCAAGGCGCTTGCTGATTTCCTGCTGGCTAGGAAAGCATCCATTCAGCAACTGCTCAATCAGCCCCAGCATG GTGCTGGTGTTAAAGCACAGGTTTGTTCTTTGGTGGAGCTGCTGGTTACCACTCTGTACCAGGCTTACGCTGTGTTTTACGTGCCTCCGGAGGGCCAAGTGTCTGATACCGGTTTAGGATGTGGCCTGCTTTTCACCACCTTGGAGAATGTGACCTCTAATACATCCTCTG GGAAAGAGAAGAAAGTTCTGGACAAGGAGATGAGCACAGGAAGCTGGTTTAAATACCTTCCCCCTTCAGTAATGAACTTCCAGCCTGTCCTTCGGACACTAGCGCAGCCTATTCAGCGGGAGCAGCTCAGAGACACGCTGCAGCAGTGGATTGATAC CTGCAAGGAGGATATCCGCAGCGGAGTTAGCAGCCTTCTGGTCTATGTAAAGAGTCTGAAGGCTCTGGCTGCGATTCGCGATGCTGTGTGGGAACTGCTCAGCAGTGAGTCCATCAGTCAGCACTGGAGTACTGTGTGTCAGTCCCTCCTCGAGCGACCTCTGGCCTTGTGGGATGACCTTTTGCAGCAGCTCTTCCTGCAGCGACTTCAG GCGATCACCCAGGAGGGCACAGAAGGGATCTCCAGCAGCTCCAGGCAGCTCTTGTCTTCAGCTCTGCGGGATCTGCaaggtcaagccacagctgggAGTTTCAGCCGCGGGGCGCAGTACGAGAGTGACGTTGCAGCTTTCCTGTGGTCTGAGTCTCAAGGTGACCTGCTCAGCGACACAGCCTGGGTGAGCGTAGCCCAACGCAGCCCACTGCAGAAGAGCGGCCTGTCCATGAAGACCCAGGCCCTCACCCCTTGCGTCCAGACCTTCTGTTCCTCCCTGGACTCCAAGCTCAAAGCCAAATTAGATGATCTGCAGCACTACTTGCCTTCTGAAAAAAATGGGAAGGAGCTTTCAGAGACGGTCCCAGTCACCACTAACGCCTCTATTAATCGCTTTATGGATGCTGGAGCGGTGGAAGACATTCTTAGAGAGCACTGTCTGGCGTGTGTCAGGGACATCCTTTCCAGCGTGCGCGCCGAGCTCGCTAATGCCCAGGCTAAAACCCCCAGCCCCAGCCAGTTAAGTTCAGTGCTCTTCATGGCCAGACTTTGTCAGTCAATGGGGGAATTGTGTCCTAGTCTGAAACAGTGCATTCTGGGGAAGCAGGGGGGCTTGGATGCTGTGAGCAGAGGCACTCCACGACAGGGCAAGAAGTTAGGCAAAGGCAACACAGCCAAGGCAGCAGATGTCAGCCCAGCTCAGGCTAAGTGGAGCTGTCTGAAAGAGGAGCTTCTGTCCTGCAGCATGGAGGCCTACGGTATCTGGAGCTCAGCACTCACCAGG GCACTTGTGGGCAGCTTTTCTACGACTCTTCACGCTGGAACCGCGGGATCCATCCTGAGTACTGCGACAAATTGGGATGAGCTTGAAATACAGGAAGAGTCAGAGTCAGGAAACAGCATAATGTCCAAAATACGCCTCCCTGTGCAG cCATCATGGTATGTTCAGTCGTTACTCTTCCATCTGTGCCTTGAGGTCAATAGGGTCGGAGGTCACGCGTTACCAAAGGTCACTCTCTTGGATCTCTTGCGGGGTTGTCTAGACCACGTGGTGAGTGAGTATGAAAAACTCACTcaggagagacagagaaag GATGCAGCCCTCCCCATGACCCAGAACAGAGCTTTGCAGCTGTTGTTTGACCTTCGCTATCTCAGTGCCACCCTAGGGTCCCGCCTTGAAGAGGGCAGGAGTTCCCGCTCTCAGCAAGACCCAAG AATCCAGCAGGTCTGCGACTCCCTGGAAAGTCACATTGATCCGTTTGACCTGGATGTTTTCACTCCACATCTGAACAGTAACCTGAACCGGCTCTCACAAAGGACCTCT GTACTTTTAGGATTGTTGACTGGCACGGAGAAGCAGTTTACCTCTAGGACCAACAATATCAACTCTCAGGAACCATACAACATCCTTCCCTTGGCAAGCAGCCAGATCCG gTTTGGTTTGCTGCCACTGAGCATGACAAACTCTCGAAAGACCAATTCAGCCACACATGGAGCAGATATTACAAGACCACTG gTGGCTCCCTCTTCTGCTTCCACTCCACAGGATAGTTTCCGCCCAGGAAATCTCTTCAGGCAGTTAGCCAATCAAGAAGAGGAATCTGCAGCCCCGTCTCTCTTTAAATTAGGCTGGCTTTCTGGCATGGCCAAATGA
- the cog1 gene encoding conserved oligomeric Golgi complex subunit 1 isoform X2, whose translation MATVPAQSIRVSEIKDPTVLFERYSADEIRAIERKVRGEIEQKKEELRQMVGERYRDLIDAADTIGEMRQCSESVVQSIQDMYRYCHKLKQTKNPSQSSGKAEGQKQSQDKFYTMASQIKLLLEIPERVWSAMESSQYLQATQLYLLCCHLHSQLHLEGGGHQYSPVLSRFPILVRQVAAAGHFRSTILLESKSVLRGRAVSDQAIAEALVSTMLLEDSSPRKALADFLLARKASIQQLLNQPQHGAGVKAQVCSLVELLVTTLYQAYAVFYVPPEGQVSDTGLGCGLLFTTLENVTSNTSSGKEKKVLDKEMSTGSWFKYLPPSVMNFQPVLRTLAQPIQREQLRDTLQQWIDTCKEDIRSGVSSLLVYVKSLKALAAIRDAVWELLSSESISQHWSTVCQSLLERPLALWDDLLQQLFLQRLQAITQEGTEGISSSSRQLLSSALRDLQGQATAGSFSRGAQYESDVAAFLWSESQGDLLSDTAWVSVAQRSPLQKSGLSMKTQALTPCVQTFCSSLDSKLKAKLDDLQHYLPSEKNGKELSETVPVTTNASINRFMDAGAVEDILREHCLACVRDILSSVRAELANAQAKTPSPSQLSSVLFMARLCQSMGELCPSLKQCILGKQGGLDAVSRGTPRQGKKLGKGNTAKAADVSPAQAKWSCLKEELLSCSMEAYGIWSSALTRALVGSFSTTLHAGTAGSILSTATNWDELEIQEESESGNSIMSKIRLPVQPSWYVQSLLFHLCLEVNRVGGHALPKVTLLDLLRGCLDHVVSEYEKLTQERQRKDAALPMTQNRALQLLFDLRYLSATLGSRLEEGRSSRSQQDPRIQQVCDSLESHIDPFDLDVFTPHLNSNLNRLSQRTSVLLGLLTGTEKQFTSRTNNINSQEPYNILPLASSQIRFGLLPLSMTNSRKTNSATHGADITRPLFYVA comes from the exons ATGGCTACGGTACCGGCCCAGTCTATCCGGGTGTCAGAAATTAAGGACCCCACCGTTTTATTTGAACGGTACAGTGCGGATGAGATCCGTGCTATCGAGAGGAAAGTGCGCGGAGAGATAGAGCAGAAGAAGGAGGAACTTCGACAGATGGTCGGTGAACGTTACCGGGATTTGATCGACGCCGCTGACACGATCGGTGAGATGAGACAGTGCTCGGAAAGTGTCGTTCAGTCCATCCAGGACATGTACCGGTACTGCCACAAACTAAAGCAGACGAAAAACCCCTCTCAGTCCAGCGGCAAAGCAGAG GGTCAGAAACAGTCACAGGACAAATTTTACACAATGGCATCACAGATAAAGCTCCTTCTTGAAATCCCTGAGCGTGTCTGGAGTGCGATGGAGTCCTCACAGTACCTGCAGGCCACGCAGCTCTACCTGCTGTGCTGTCATCTTCACAGCCAGCTGCACTTGGAGGGAGGTGGGCATCAGTACAGCCCCGTCCTCTCTCGCTTCCCCATCCTGGTGCGCCAGGTAGCAGCCGCTGGTCATTTCAG GTCTACCATCTTATTGGAGAGTAAGTCTGTGCTGCGTGGCAGGGCAGTATCTGATCAAGCGATCGCTGAAGCGTTGGTCTCCACTATGCTCCTGGAAGACAGCTCCCCTCGCAAGGCGCTTGCTGATTTCCTGCTGGCTAGGAAAGCATCCATTCAGCAACTGCTCAATCAGCCCCAGCATG GTGCTGGTGTTAAAGCACAGGTTTGTTCTTTGGTGGAGCTGCTGGTTACCACTCTGTACCAGGCTTACGCTGTGTTTTACGTGCCTCCGGAGGGCCAAGTGTCTGATACCGGTTTAGGATGTGGCCTGCTTTTCACCACCTTGGAGAATGTGACCTCTAATACATCCTCTG GGAAAGAGAAGAAAGTTCTGGACAAGGAGATGAGCACAGGAAGCTGGTTTAAATACCTTCCCCCTTCAGTAATGAACTTCCAGCCTGTCCTTCGGACACTAGCGCAGCCTATTCAGCGGGAGCAGCTCAGAGACACGCTGCAGCAGTGGATTGATAC CTGCAAGGAGGATATCCGCAGCGGAGTTAGCAGCCTTCTGGTCTATGTAAAGAGTCTGAAGGCTCTGGCTGCGATTCGCGATGCTGTGTGGGAACTGCTCAGCAGTGAGTCCATCAGTCAGCACTGGAGTACTGTGTGTCAGTCCCTCCTCGAGCGACCTCTGGCCTTGTGGGATGACCTTTTGCAGCAGCTCTTCCTGCAGCGACTTCAG GCGATCACCCAGGAGGGCACAGAAGGGATCTCCAGCAGCTCCAGGCAGCTCTTGTCTTCAGCTCTGCGGGATCTGCaaggtcaagccacagctgggAGTTTCAGCCGCGGGGCGCAGTACGAGAGTGACGTTGCAGCTTTCCTGTGGTCTGAGTCTCAAGGTGACCTGCTCAGCGACACAGCCTGGGTGAGCGTAGCCCAACGCAGCCCACTGCAGAAGAGCGGCCTGTCCATGAAGACCCAGGCCCTCACCCCTTGCGTCCAGACCTTCTGTTCCTCCCTGGACTCCAAGCTCAAAGCCAAATTAGATGATCTGCAGCACTACTTGCCTTCTGAAAAAAATGGGAAGGAGCTTTCAGAGACGGTCCCAGTCACCACTAACGCCTCTATTAATCGCTTTATGGATGCTGGAGCGGTGGAAGACATTCTTAGAGAGCACTGTCTGGCGTGTGTCAGGGACATCCTTTCCAGCGTGCGCGCCGAGCTCGCTAATGCCCAGGCTAAAACCCCCAGCCCCAGCCAGTTAAGTTCAGTGCTCTTCATGGCCAGACTTTGTCAGTCAATGGGGGAATTGTGTCCTAGTCTGAAACAGTGCATTCTGGGGAAGCAGGGGGGCTTGGATGCTGTGAGCAGAGGCACTCCACGACAGGGCAAGAAGTTAGGCAAAGGCAACACAGCCAAGGCAGCAGATGTCAGCCCAGCTCAGGCTAAGTGGAGCTGTCTGAAAGAGGAGCTTCTGTCCTGCAGCATGGAGGCCTACGGTATCTGGAGCTCAGCACTCACCAGG GCACTTGTGGGCAGCTTTTCTACGACTCTTCACGCTGGAACCGCGGGATCCATCCTGAGTACTGCGACAAATTGGGATGAGCTTGAAATACAGGAAGAGTCAGAGTCAGGAAACAGCATAATGTCCAAAATACGCCTCCCTGTGCAG cCATCATGGTATGTTCAGTCGTTACTCTTCCATCTGTGCCTTGAGGTCAATAGGGTCGGAGGTCACGCGTTACCAAAGGTCACTCTCTTGGATCTCTTGCGGGGTTGTCTAGACCACGTGGTGAGTGAGTATGAAAAACTCACTcaggagagacagagaaag GATGCAGCCCTCCCCATGACCCAGAACAGAGCTTTGCAGCTGTTGTTTGACCTTCGCTATCTCAGTGCCACCCTAGGGTCCCGCCTTGAAGAGGGCAGGAGTTCCCGCTCTCAGCAAGACCCAAG AATCCAGCAGGTCTGCGACTCCCTGGAAAGTCACATTGATCCGTTTGACCTGGATGTTTTCACTCCACATCTGAACAGTAACCTGAACCGGCTCTCACAAAGGACCTCT GTACTTTTAGGATTGTTGACTGGCACGGAGAAGCAGTTTACCTCTAGGACCAACAATATCAACTCTCAGGAACCATACAACATCCTTCCCTTGGCAAGCAGCCAGATCCG gTTTGGTTTGCTGCCACTGAGCATGACAAACTCTCGAAAGACCAATTCAGCCACACATGGAGCAGATATTACAAGACCACTG TTTTATGTGGCCTAG
- the rgs9a gene encoding regulator of G-protein signaling 9a — protein MTIRSDRDHGQRYRPRMSCLKKVEAIVVQMQDPSTGVKGADQKLNVTTIPHAITGQVIIAWIAKNMNMDSDEAQAFGTMLVAFGYIYPLQDHKKLVLKPDGSLYRFQTPYFWPVQKWKAEDTDYAIYLAKRNIRKKGVLDAYEQEEYNKLHTWLNHKWDFIVMQAKEQYHAGKARQKADRVVFDCQERAYWIVHRPPPQTYSAMDCGLDRHIDPNVEEKKTYDYYRRIIIYTQQAVMRSRVKSSVSLGALVKYMTTFKNHDPFLVPCLPSNPWQTDNDSYWELNMTDVEVPTKMRVERWSFSFYELLNDPRGRADFKVFLKKEFSGENLAFWEAAEELKWGTAASMSEKAEHIFKTFLAPGAPRWINIDGRTMGLTVKGLEHPHRYVLDAAQTHIFMLMKKDTFYRYLKSPVYKEIQKKAISPEPHNFSDSQLQQNMRNRRPSISPIITWQKEQEEKAKAAAAAGPIDIKKLMASKLDRK, from the exons ATGACTATAAGATCGGACCGAGATCATGGACAACGTTATCGGCCACGGATGTCCTGCCTTAAAAAG GTGGAGGCCATAGTGGTTCAGATGCAGGACCCATCGACTGGAGTGAAGGGAGCAGATCAGAAGCTAAACGTCACAACCATTCCTCATGCCATCACTG GTCAGGTTATCATTGCATGGATCGCCAAAAATATGAACATGGACAGTGATG AGGCTCAAGCATTTGGCACAATGTTAGTGGCATTCGGGTACATCTACCCTCTGCAGGACCACAAAAAGCTTGTCCTCAAACCAGATGGCAGTTTGTACCGCTTTCAG ACCCCCTATTTCTGGCCTGTGCAGAAATGGAAAGCTGAAGACACAGATTATG cAATCTATCTGGCAAAGAGAAACATTCGGAAAAAGGGAGTGCTTGATGCTTATGAGCAG GAGGAGTACAACAAACTTCACACATGGTTGAACCACAAATGGGATTTTATTGTGATGCAAGCTAAAGAGCAGTACCA TGCCGGGAAGGCGCGTCAGAAGGCAGACAGAGTTGTGTTTGACTGTCAGGAAAGAGCCTACTGGATTGTCCACAGGCCTCCA CCACAAACTTACAGCGCTATGGATTGCGGCCTGGATCGTCATATTGACCCAAATGTGGAGGAG aaaaaaacctaTGATTACTACAGAAGAATT atCATCTACACACAACAGGCCGTCATGAGGTCAAGGGTCAAGTCCTCAGTATCTCTTGGAGC CCTGGTCAAGTATATGACGACATTTAAGAACCACGACCCGTTCCTCGTTCCCTGCCTCCCCAGCAATCCCTGGCAAACTGATAACGACTCTTACTGGGAGCTGAACATGACAGA TGTTGAAGTTCCCACAAAAATGAGAGTGGAGCGCTGGTCTTTTAGCTTCTATGAGTTGCTTAATGACCCACGGGGCCGTGCAGACTTCAAGGTTTTCCTAAAGAAAGAATTCAGTG GTGAGAATCTAGCTTTCTGGGAAGCCGCTGAGGAGCTGAAATGGGGCACAGCAGCTTCTATGTCAGAGAAAGCAGAACACATTTTCAA AACATTTTTGGCCCCAGGAGCACCACGCTGGATCAACATTGATGGCAGGACAATGGGTCTCACAGTAAAGGGACTGGAACATCCTCACCGATACGTACTGGATGCTGCCCAGACCCACATCTTCATGTTGATGAAAAAG GATACCTTTTATCGCTACCTGAAGTCACCAGTTTACAAGGAAATACAGAAAAAGGCCATATCACCAGAACCACACAATTTCTC TGATTCACAGCTGCAGCAAAACATGAGAAACCGCAGGCCGAGCATCAGCCCCATCATCACCTGGCAGAAAGAGCAGGAAGAGAAAGCAAAGGCAGCAGCTGCAGCTGGACccatagacattaaaaaactaaTGGCCAGCAAACTAGATCGCAAATAG
- the smim22 gene encoding small integral membrane protein 22 → MDKNIQQDFENQFNDVVSRLQSKEMFQSDWDIASFAVFFIFIGMVLLLVILVLIRCCCCCCCDEKPRRQKVGIDNMAMEP, encoded by the exons ATGGATAAGAACATTCAACAGGATTTTGAGAACCAGTTCAATGATGTGGTCTCAAGACTACAGTCAAAGGAGATGTTCCAGTCAGACTGGGACATTGCCTCTTTTGCGGTTTTCTTCATCTTTATAG GGATGGTTCTGCTGCTGGTTATCCTGGTTCTCATCcgctgctgttgctgctgctgctgtgatGAGAAG CCAAGAAGACAGAAGGTGGGCATTGACAACATGGCAATGGAGCCGTGA